The following are from one region of the Cytobacillus firmus genome:
- a CDS encoding YitT family protein: MAMTKKKRVLKEIRQLIMITLGAVIAAAGLEFFLVPNNILDGGVIGLSIIAAELTGMTMSIFLIVLNLPFLYIGYRKIGMKFTIHTLYGVIVLSASTAYLHHFEPVTDDLFLATVIGAVILGTGVGLVIRTGGALDGSEIIAILVSKKRPVSVGQFIMIVNVFIFILAAFLVFSWETAMYSIITYYIAYKMIDIVVEGMEELKSVTIISDMPEEISAELMKQLGRGMTYIQGQGVFTGEPKKIIYTIVTRIELSTLRSIVEDIDPGALVAIENIADVSGSNFDKGTAH, encoded by the coding sequence ATGGCAATGACAAAGAAAAAAAGGGTGTTAAAAGAGATAAGACAGCTCATCATGATTACGCTGGGTGCGGTAATTGCAGCGGCAGGACTTGAGTTTTTTCTCGTTCCCAATAATATTCTCGATGGCGGCGTTATCGGTCTTTCCATTATCGCTGCTGAACTGACCGGGATGACCATGAGTATATTCCTGATTGTTTTAAACCTGCCATTTCTCTATATTGGCTACCGCAAAATTGGAATGAAATTCACGATACATACCTTATATGGAGTAATTGTTTTATCCGCAAGTACCGCATATCTCCATCATTTTGAGCCTGTTACAGATGATTTATTTCTGGCAACAGTCATTGGAGCAGTCATTCTGGGAACAGGGGTTGGCCTTGTGATCAGAACTGGCGGAGCTTTGGATGGATCAGAGATTATCGCCATCCTGGTCAGCAAGAAGCGTCCGGTATCTGTCGGCCAATTTATCATGATTGTCAACGTATTTATCTTTATTCTTGCAGCTTTTCTCGTTTTTAGCTGGGAAACAGCCATGTACTCCATTATCACCTATTATATTGCCTACAAAATGATTGATATCGTTGTGGAAGGTATGGAAGAGCTGAAGTCGGTTACGATCATTTCTGATATGCCTGAAGAAATCTCTGCAGAGCTTATGAAGCAATTGGGACGCGGAATGACTTATATTCAGGGCCAGGGTGTTTTTACTGGAGAGCCCAAAAAGATCATTTATACAATCGTAACAAGGATTGAACTATCAACGCTCCGTTCCATTGTAGAAGATATTGACCCTGGAGCATTAGTGGCTATTGAAAATATTGCCGATGTCAGCGGCAGCAATTTTGATAAAGG
- a CDS encoding topology modulation protein has protein sequence MKRVMVIGISAGAGKSTFARKLGEKTGIEVHHLDVLYWKPGWVESGLQEFSDAQREIVKEKQWIIEGNYSNTFEIRGAVCDTVIYLEVPLYICLYRVLKRWLTNLGKTRPDMAAGCKEKMDWKFIKFILTTYRTRKKKMAERLDRFAAEGKKVIALKNKPDIDSFIEDFDVKTNDAS, from the coding sequence TTGAAAAGAGTAATGGTGATTGGGATTTCAGCAGGCGCAGGGAAATCAACCTTTGCCAGAAAACTAGGAGAAAAAACGGGCATTGAGGTGCATCATCTGGATGTTTTATACTGGAAGCCCGGCTGGGTGGAAAGCGGACTTCAGGAATTTTCGGATGCACAGCGTGAAATAGTGAAAGAAAAGCAATGGATTATTGAAGGTAATTACAGCAACACTTTTGAAATCAGGGGAGCTGTGTGTGATACAGTCATATATCTGGAAGTTCCCCTGTATATCTGTCTGTACAGGGTATTGAAAAGATGGCTGACCAATCTGGGGAAAACACGGCCTGATATGGCAGCCGGGTGCAAGGAGAAAATGGACTGGAAATTTATTAAATTCATACTGACAACATACAGAACCCGCAAAAAGAAAATGGCTGAACGGCTTGACAGATTTGCAGCAGAGGGTAAAAAAGTCATTGCACTGAAAAATAAACCGGATATTGATTCATTCATAGAAGATTTTGATGTTAAGACTAACGATGCTTCATAG
- a CDS encoding transposase, translating into MAKKGQTFNSYSVEFKHNAVMKYVNGSKSFKVLAEELGIRNCSQLKVWVKKWKDGVPFDERKGVSNPLKAGLGLNSSRLKRKEIT; encoded by the coding sequence ATGGCAAAGAAAGGGCAAACTTTTAATAGCTATTCGGTGGAGTTTAAACATAATGCCGTCATGAAATACGTGAATGGGTCTAAGAGTTTTAAAGTATTGGCAGAAGAATTGGGAATTCGTAACTGCAGCCAGCTTAAAGTGTGGGTTAAGAAATGGAAAGATGGAGTCCCGTTTGATGAGCGTAAAGGAGTCTCTAACCCATTAAAAGCCGGCCTAGGACTAAATTCAAGTCGGTTGAAGAGGAAAGAGATTACCTAA
- a CDS encoding IS3 family transposase: MTEMDIQSVVRKKRKRHGHSPSIIFPNRLKRNFWAAGPNQKMVTDITYVPVGEEFYYVSVIQDLFNNEIVSWELSKRNDLELVLNTVEKWTKKKDVAEAVLHSDQGFKYTSKLYSSRLEVYGIKGSHSRKGNCLDNACVESFFSHLKTEKLYINKCKSKEELEQALEDYIYHYNYKRRQKKLKKRAPIEYRHALTA; the protein is encoded by the coding sequence ATGACGGAAATGGACATACAATCAGTCGTCCGAAAGAAGAGAAAACGGCATGGTCATAGTCCGTCTATCATCTTCCCTAATCGCCTTAAAAGAAATTTTTGGGCTGCAGGACCTAATCAAAAGATGGTAACGGATATAACATATGTGCCTGTTGGAGAAGAATTTTATTATGTATCGGTCATCCAGGATCTCTTTAATAACGAAATAGTAAGTTGGGAGCTATCTAAGAGAAATGATCTGGAACTTGTGTTAAATACAGTAGAAAAATGGACAAAGAAAAAAGACGTAGCTGAAGCCGTTCTCCATTCAGATCAAGGCTTCAAGTATACGTCAAAGCTATACAGCAGCCGCTTGGAGGTTTATGGCATCAAGGGCAGCCACTCTCGAAAAGGAAACTGCCTGGACAATGCCTGTGTAGAATCGTTCTTCTCACACCTCAAGACCGAGAAACTGTATATAAATAAATGTAAGTCAAAAGAAGAACTAGAACAAGCTCTTGAGGATTACATCTACCATTACAATTACAAACGAAGACAAAAGAAACTAAAGAAACGCGCGCCGATTGAATATCGACACGCGCTCACTGCTTAG
- the spoIIP gene encoding stage II sporulation protein P — translation MKSNLYRDNKFSIITFKFKTIIFSMIVIATLVFSLIINLGLSSENIQKTLSGIESENLFAQFIRAENHIFFASEEVFTIPPISEILFELATNIKPRDTRSFLGNELPGLNFYDTEIVVAGEGTDLSTLPYESAPPLEVLLKEKEVIEEELQNNTGIEDQKPLLNKEPNVFVYHTHNLESFLPLLKNASRSNEAVSSDERANVVALGKRLNQKLIGAGIGVEHNKTNINKELLERKWDYSASYKLSNEVIQEAVAENKNLKYFIDIHRDSARKDVTTKVIDGKSYAKLYFIVGKENDNYEENLEFVKKINTELEKRFPGISRGVFLKNRLDGNGVYNQDVSNRALLVEIGGVDNTLDELGRTTDAFADVFSDIYWEEYGGKKE, via the coding sequence ATGAAAAGTAATCTTTATAGAGATAATAAATTCTCAATCATTACTTTTAAATTTAAAACTATTATTTTTTCAATGATAGTAATAGCAACATTAGTATTTTCACTGATTATTAATTTAGGGCTCTCATCAGAAAATATCCAGAAAACCTTATCAGGAATAGAATCAGAAAATTTATTTGCACAATTTATTAGAGCAGAAAACCATATCTTTTTTGCATCAGAAGAAGTATTTACGATTCCACCAATATCAGAAATCCTTTTTGAACTTGCAACTAATATAAAACCCAGAGATACTAGAAGCTTTTTGGGAAATGAGCTCCCTGGATTGAATTTTTATGATACAGAGATTGTAGTTGCAGGAGAAGGAACTGACCTATCCACACTCCCTTACGAATCCGCTCCTCCATTAGAAGTTCTTCTGAAAGAAAAAGAGGTAATTGAAGAGGAACTCCAAAATAATACTGGGATAGAAGATCAAAAACCTTTGTTAAACAAAGAACCTAATGTGTTTGTATATCATACTCATAACCTTGAGTCTTTTCTCCCTCTACTAAAAAATGCGTCCAGGTCAAATGAAGCCGTTAGTTCAGATGAAAGGGCGAATGTGGTTGCTTTAGGTAAAAGATTAAATCAAAAATTAATTGGTGCGGGTATCGGTGTAGAGCATAATAAAACAAATATCAATAAAGAGTTATTAGAGAGGAAATGGGATTATTCTGCCTCTTATAAATTATCAAATGAGGTTATACAAGAAGCTGTAGCGGAAAATAAGAATCTTAAATACTTTATTGATATTCACAGAGATTCTGCCAGGAAGGATGTAACCACAAAAGTAATTGATGGTAAATCCTATGCGAAGTTGTATTTCATAGTGGGTAAAGAAAATGATAATTATGAAGAAAATCTAGAATTTGTTAAAAAAATTAATACTGAACTAGAAAAGCGCTTCCCTGGAATTAGTAGAGGAGTATTCTTAAAAAATCGATTAGATGGAAACGGAGTTTATAATCAAGATGTATCCAACAGGGCATTGCTAGTTGAAATAGGAGGCGTTGACAACACGCTGGATGAATTAGGAAGAACTACAGATGCATTTGCAGATGTGTTTTCAGACATATACTGGGAAGAGTACGGAGGGAAAAAAGAATAG
- a CDS encoding transposase → MAKKGQTFNSYSVEFKHNAVMKYVNGSKSFKVLAEELGIRNCSQLKVWVKKWKDGVPFDERKGVSNPLKVGLGLNSSRLKRKEIT, encoded by the coding sequence ATGGCAAAGAAAGGGCAAACTTTTAATAGCTATTCGGTGGAGTTTAAACATAATGCCGTCATGAAATACGTGAATGGGTCTAAGAGTTTTAAAGTATTGGCAGAAGAATTGGGAATTCGTAACTGCAGCCAGCTTAAAGTGTGGGTTAAGAAATGGAAAGATGGAGTCCCGTTTGATGAGCGTAAAGGAGTCTCTAACCCATTAAAAGTCGGCCTAGGACTAAATTCAAGTCGGTTGAAGAGGAAAGAGATTACCTAA
- a CDS encoding IS3 family transposase: protein MTEMDIQSVVQKRRKRHGHSPSIIFPNRLKRNFRAAGPNQKMVTDITYVPVGEEFYYVSVIQELFNNEIVSWELSKRNDLELVLNTVEKWTKKKDVAEAVLHSDQGFQYTSKLYSSRLEVYGIKGSHSRKGNCLDNACVESSFSHLKTEKLYINKCKSKEELEQALEDYIYHYNYKRRQKKLKKRAPIEYLNALTA from the coding sequence ATGACGGAAATGGACATACAATCAGTCGTCCAAAAGAGGAGAAAACGGCATGGTCATAGTCCGTCTATCATCTTCCCTAATCGCCTTAAAAGAAATTTTAGGGCTGCAGGACCTAATCAAAAGATGGTAACGGATATAACATATGTGCCTGTTGGAGAAGAATTTTATTATGTATCGGTCATCCAGGAGCTCTTTAATAACGAAATAGTAAGTTGGGAGCTATCTAAGAGAAATGATCTGGAACTTGTGTTAAATACAGTAGAAAAATGGACAAAGAAAAAAGACGTAGCTGAAGCCGTTCTCCATTCAGATCAAGGCTTCCAGTATACGTCAAAGCTATACAGCAGCCGCTTGGAGGTTTATGGCATCAAGGGCAGCCACTCTCGAAAAGGAAACTGCCTGGACAATGCCTGTGTAGAATCGTCCTTCTCACACCTCAAGACCGAGAAACTGTATATAAATAAATGTAAGTCAAAAGAAGAACTAGAACAAGCTCTTGAGGATTATATCTACCATTACAATTACAAACGAAGACAAAAGAAACTAAAGAAACGCGCGCCGATTGAATATCTAAACGCGCTCACTGCTTAG
- a CDS encoding molybdopterin-containing oxidoreductase family protein: MNSYSRTLNGVFPSVCSLDCPDQCGLLVHKKEGKIVKVEGDPNHPVTQGNICNKVRSMPSRIYDQNRLKYPMKRAGAKGEGHFVQIGWKEAIDTITSRWKDLIAKNGPESILPYSFYGNMGRLSAEGMDRRFFHKLGASRLDRTICQSAGTAGYAYTMGGSFGIDPEDTIHSKLIILWGINAVSTNMHQMILAQKARKSGAKIVVIDVHKNQTGKMADWFLPITPGTDTALALSIMHVLFAENLVDETFLEEFTVGHQELREHVKQYDPETAAGITGVPEEDIIKLARMYGETSPAFIRIGNGPQHHDNGGMCIRTISCLPALTGQWLIKGGGAIKGNSGYLAFNTGALQRPDLLHKRDTRIINMNEIGSALLELEKPIKSMYVYGTNPAVVAPEGNKVRQGLQREDLFLVVHDLFLTETAKYADIVLPAASSFENTDIYSSYWHHYMQIQEPVIEPYGESKSNVEVFRLLAEGMGYHDAVFNETEEEMIDAALNFPANPFIEEINAESLKKNKFMKARVKPLFPGRLPTPSGKIELYSKRMKEDGYPPLPTYIPLKEENKFPFLFVPAPNHNFLNSTFSNNIKHAAMEKEPRLHINKRDAVNAEIKDGDLVRIWNERGECELKAAVGELVLPGTVVSQGLWADAPGTKHLVNSLTPDRLSDMGGGAVFFSGRVNVSIISKPLQNGLAPVK; this comes from the coding sequence ATGAACTCTTACAGCCGTACCTTAAATGGTGTTTTTCCATCTGTCTGCTCCTTGGATTGCCCGGATCAATGCGGCCTTCTCGTTCATAAAAAAGAAGGAAAAATCGTTAAGGTTGAAGGAGATCCAAATCATCCTGTCACACAGGGGAATATATGCAACAAGGTCCGCAGCATGCCTTCAAGGATTTATGATCAGAATCGGCTCAAGTATCCAATGAAGCGTGCCGGAGCCAAAGGTGAAGGGCATTTTGTACAGATTGGATGGAAAGAAGCTATAGACACGATCACTTCCAGATGGAAGGACCTAATTGCCAAAAACGGCCCTGAGAGCATCCTGCCATACAGTTTTTATGGAAATATGGGCAGATTAAGCGCAGAAGGAATGGACCGCCGTTTCTTCCATAAACTCGGAGCATCCCGTTTAGACAGGACGATTTGCCAATCTGCCGGTACAGCAGGATATGCGTACACAATGGGAGGCAGCTTTGGGATTGACCCGGAGGATACCATCCATTCGAAGCTCATAATTTTATGGGGCATTAATGCAGTCAGCACGAACATGCACCAAATGATTCTCGCCCAGAAAGCAAGGAAAAGCGGTGCGAAAATCGTTGTAATTGATGTCCATAAAAACCAGACCGGTAAAATGGCCGACTGGTTTTTACCCATTACACCCGGCACCGATACCGCTCTCGCACTTAGCATCATGCATGTTCTGTTTGCGGAAAATTTAGTGGATGAGACTTTTCTCGAGGAGTTTACGGTTGGCCATCAGGAACTTCGCGAACATGTGAAGCAATATGACCCTGAAACAGCAGCCGGCATAACAGGTGTGCCGGAAGAGGATATTATCAAATTAGCCCGTATGTATGGAGAAACTTCCCCTGCATTTATCCGGATCGGCAACGGGCCACAGCATCATGACAATGGAGGAATGTGTATCCGCACGATTTCCTGCCTGCCCGCACTTACTGGCCAGTGGCTCATAAAGGGCGGCGGTGCCATTAAGGGAAACTCCGGTTATCTTGCTTTTAACACTGGTGCCCTTCAAAGGCCTGACCTCCTGCACAAAAGGGATACACGCATCATTAATATGAACGAAATCGGTTCTGCGTTGCTTGAACTGGAAAAACCGATTAAATCTATGTATGTGTATGGAACCAACCCTGCTGTTGTTGCACCCGAAGGGAATAAAGTCCGGCAGGGCCTGCAGAGGGAGGACTTGTTCCTTGTCGTCCATGATCTGTTCTTAACCGAAACGGCCAAATATGCTGATATTGTGCTGCCTGCGGCTTCTTCTTTTGAGAATACGGATATCTATTCATCCTATTGGCATCACTACATGCAAATTCAGGAGCCGGTCATTGAACCATATGGCGAGTCAAAATCTAATGTAGAAGTGTTTCGGCTTCTTGCAGAAGGCATGGGCTATCATGATGCCGTATTTAATGAGACGGAAGAAGAAATGATTGATGCCGCATTAAATTTTCCGGCTAACCCCTTTATTGAGGAAATCAATGCTGAATCCCTGAAGAAAAACAAGTTTATGAAAGCGAGGGTAAAACCGCTTTTTCCCGGCAGGCTGCCCACGCCAAGCGGAAAAATTGAATTATACTCGAAGAGAATGAAAGAGGATGGATATCCTCCTCTGCCGACATACATACCGCTGAAGGAAGAAAATAAATTCCCTTTTTTGTTTGTGCCCGCACCGAACCATAACTTTTTGAATTCAACTTTTTCAAATAATATAAAACATGCAGCAATGGAGAAGGAACCGCGTCTTCACATAAATAAAAGGGATGCTGTAAATGCTGAAATTAAAGATGGTGACTTGGTTCGTATTTGGAATGAACGAGGAGAATGCGAACTCAAAGCGGCTGTCGGAGAACTTGTCCTTCCTGGTACAGTTGTTTCACAGGGATTATGGGCTGACGCCCCAGGAACAAAACATCTGGTCAATTCGCTGACTCCGGACCGGCTTTCCGATATGGGCGGCGGTGCCGTTTTCTTTTCTGGCCGGGTAAATGTTTCGATAATCAGTAAACCCCTGCAAAATGGTCTTGCCCCTGTCAAGTAG
- a CDS encoding response regulator transcription factor → MVLKIAIIDDHKLYREGIKRILEMEEGIEVVAEGEDGRDALKIDKAFKPDVMIMDIDMPNMNGIKATDKLSENKSKSKVLILSFYDDENYVTRVLQNGASGYLLKDIGAKGLTEAIRVVAGGGSYLDPKVTKNIIKEYRRLTELKSVSNYVSSQGYQRPLHILTRRECEVLQLLADGNSNTDISKLLFISDKTVKNHVSSILRKIRVHDRTQAVLLAIKRGWVRIG, encoded by the coding sequence ATGGTATTGAAAATTGCGATAATAGATGATCATAAGCTTTACAGAGAAGGAATCAAACGGATCCTGGAAATGGAAGAGGGCATTGAGGTAGTCGCTGAAGGGGAAGATGGCCGGGACGCTCTCAAAATTGATAAAGCTTTTAAACCGGACGTAATGATTATGGATATCGATATGCCAAATATGAATGGCATCAAAGCAACCGATAAGCTGAGTGAAAATAAATCGAAAAGCAAGGTTCTTATTTTATCTTTTTATGATGATGAGAACTATGTAACTCGGGTGCTGCAGAATGGCGCTTCCGGATACCTGCTTAAAGATATTGGTGCAAAAGGGCTGACAGAAGCAATCAGGGTGGTTGCCGGCGGCGGCAGTTATCTGGATCCGAAGGTGACGAAAAATATTATTAAGGAATATAGGAGACTTACAGAATTAAAATCAGTCAGCAATTATGTCTCCAGCCAAGGCTATCAGCGCCCGCTGCATATTTTGACGCGGCGCGAATGTGAGGTGCTGCAGCTGCTGGCAGATGGAAATAGCAATACTGATATCAGTAAGCTTCTTTTTATAAGCGATAAGACAGTTAAAAATCATGTCAGCAGCATTTTGAGAAAGATAAGGGTACATGATCGGACTCAGGCAGTATTACTGGCGATTAAAAGAGGCTGGGTTAGAATCGGTTAG
- a CDS encoding helix-turn-helix domain containing protein yields the protein MNRFYKRYSDLIFHLLSENKWISLAQLAERTGFSKSTIWRDLEFLETILPEDWKLEKHETLGVMLKKPESGTLESILREIREKNTYFHTLKLILMSDGIDISQISSKVHISRSTAYRHIEKLQDVLKESRLTLTPSPFKVVGDERNIRRFLMQYLDLLSFRSEAEKGWLHSGGFQQALLEVTSGQSMTLRTGAIQRLKMVIYISNLRMSMGYFVSFPKGFLDAYIESKYFLAAKDLVHFIAKSKIPSRENQLQEILFFAVYLMSEERPTNRAQHLRYLRMRRIGEREHPFSVFLERLSNIAGFNLTDDDIFLFHIYQSFKRIYLGKEFNTETLHSSMLQYLPYYETNPLLKTLENLGVETFSKIPLVFNKLDVLEIFTLFQAAVLRRKNKHIIQAALVCRTYYEKDYIREVLKYHFGNQLAISTLDSSSVDLISEYEEFDLVISTELIQPSKLIGHLPAINVSAYPTGSELMEIRQFIHDHFFEQIGVDKELIYPFEK from the coding sequence ATGAATCGGTTTTATAAGCGTTACTCAGATTTAATCTTTCATTTGCTCAGTGAAAATAAATGGATCAGCTTAGCACAGCTGGCAGAACGAACAGGCTTTTCCAAAAGCACTATATGGCGTGATCTCGAATTCCTGGAGACGATTCTGCCGGAGGATTGGAAGCTCGAAAAGCATGAAACCCTAGGCGTTATGCTGAAAAAGCCTGAAAGCGGCACTCTGGAGAGCATCTTAAGAGAGATTCGTGAAAAAAATACGTATTTCCATACGTTAAAGCTGATTCTAATGAGCGATGGAATTGACATTTCCCAAATATCAAGCAAGGTGCATATAAGCCGTTCGACCGCATACCGCCACATCGAGAAGCTGCAGGATGTGCTGAAAGAGTCACGGCTTACTCTAACTCCAAGTCCTTTCAAAGTAGTTGGTGATGAAAGAAATATCAGGCGTTTTCTCATGCAATACTTAGATTTGCTTAGCTTTAGATCTGAAGCTGAGAAGGGTTGGCTGCATTCCGGGGGTTTTCAGCAGGCATTGCTGGAGGTAACATCAGGCCAGTCGATGACTCTCCGGACTGGAGCCATTCAGCGCCTCAAAATGGTTATCTATATTTCAAACCTCCGTATGTCCATGGGATATTTTGTATCGTTTCCAAAAGGTTTCCTGGACGCATATATAGAAAGTAAATATTTCCTCGCTGCCAAAGACTTAGTGCATTTTATAGCTAAATCCAAAATTCCGTCCAGGGAAAACCAGCTTCAGGAGATACTGTTCTTTGCCGTTTATTTAATGAGCGAGGAAAGGCCGACGAATCGGGCGCAGCATCTGCGTTATCTTCGCATGAGGAGGATAGGTGAGAGGGAACATCCTTTTTCTGTCTTCTTAGAACGCCTTTCAAACATAGCCGGCTTCAATCTGACAGATGATGATATCTTCTTATTTCACATTTACCAGTCCTTTAAAAGGATCTATCTGGGGAAAGAATTTAATACGGAAACACTGCATAGCTCAATGCTTCAGTATCTTCCGTATTATGAGACGAACCCGCTTTTAAAAACATTAGAGAACCTGGGAGTGGAAACATTTTCGAAAATCCCCCTTGTTTTTAATAAATTGGATGTACTTGAGATTTTTACTCTTTTCCAGGCTGCTGTCCTGCGAAGGAAGAATAAGCATATCATACAGGCTGCACTGGTATGCAGGACATATTATGAAAAAGATTATATCAGGGAGGTGCTAAAATATCATTTTGGCAACCAGCTTGCTATATCAACCCTTGATTCATCAAGCGTGGATTTAATTTCTGAATATGAGGAGTTTGATTTAGTCATTTCTACTGAGCTTATTCAGCCATCCAAGCTGATAGGACACCTGCCTGCGATTAATGTGTCTGCTTATCCGACAGGATCAGAACTTATGGAAATCAGGCAATTCATACATGATCACTTCTTTGAACAAATTGGGGTGGACAAAGAATTGATTTATCCTTTTGAAAAATAA
- a CDS encoding SDR family NAD(P)-dependent oxidoreductase → MKILITGANGFLGKKLSLKLLEQGHELYLLVRSRKRLDAFMQGEGSGFSKQIHILEGDVTEEHLGLNRELAGLLKGKIDAIYHSAALLSFDERDRDMTFEVNVGGTENVLKLALEINCPKVLYISTAYTVGTETDGAEALYSLDRHFVNPYEASKCEAEHLVYTFRDKLDVVILRPGIIIGDSRTGEADTNFGLYGFLKGIKILKKRSLRKPNGQTCRIYLDPEVAQNFVPVNYVIDTLDAALIHAENGGIYNITNPNPPLQSNIYEIVKEVLDFPQLEMCVPGESAEMTNEEKAFHDSMSIFHSYFQRTIDFPSDNTEKLLAAAGLPMLQMDRDVLKRIIAGYLLNKTSVSS, encoded by the coding sequence TTGAAAATACTGATTACAGGTGCAAACGGTTTTTTAGGGAAAAAGCTTTCATTAAAGCTTTTGGAACAAGGGCATGAACTATATTTATTAGTCAGAAGCAGAAAGCGGCTGGATGCCTTCATGCAGGGCGAAGGAAGCGGCTTTTCCAAGCAGATTCATATATTGGAAGGCGATGTGACAGAAGAGCATCTCGGATTAAATAGAGAACTTGCGGGTTTATTAAAAGGAAAGATAGATGCTATATACCATAGTGCAGCACTTCTGTCATTTGATGAAAGAGATCGGGATATGACTTTTGAAGTGAATGTGGGCGGAACAGAAAATGTCCTGAAGCTTGCTTTGGAAATAAATTGTCCTAAGGTTTTATATATCAGTACAGCTTATACGGTTGGGACAGAGACTGATGGGGCGGAGGCTCTTTACTCTCTTGACAGGCATTTTGTAAATCCCTATGAAGCTTCCAAATGCGAGGCTGAACACCTCGTATATACTTTCCGGGATAAATTGGATGTTGTTATTCTCCGGCCCGGGATTATCATCGGAGATTCCAGAACAGGTGAAGCTGATACTAACTTCGGTTTATACGGATTTTTAAAAGGCATTAAAATCTTAAAAAAACGGTCACTGCGAAAACCAAATGGCCAAACCTGCAGAATCTATCTGGATCCTGAAGTGGCCCAGAACTTTGTGCCGGTGAATTATGTTATTGATACACTGGATGCTGCCTTGATACATGCAGAGAATGGCGGGATTTACAATATTACAAACCCTAACCCGCCTCTGCAATCAAACATATATGAAATAGTAAAAGAGGTATTGGATTTTCCGCAATTGGAGATGTGTGTTCCTGGAGAATCTGCAGAAATGACAAATGAGGAAAAGGCTTTTCATGATTCAATGAGCATTTTCCACAGCTATTTCCAGAGAACCATTGATTTCCCATCAGACAATACGGAGAAGCTGCTTGCAGCTGCAGGGCTTCCCATGCTGCAGATGGACCGTGATGTATTAAAAAGAATAATAGCAGGATATTTGCTTAATAAAACGAGTGTATCTTCTTAA
- a CDS encoding aromatic acid exporter family protein gives MKQSIPYKFIGGRIAKTGLAVFITAFICHMLNWPAMFAVITAIVTIEPTVADSIRKAYVRFPAAAIGAGFAVLFTFIFGDSPYSYASVSLATIIVCHKLKLHDGMLVATLTGVAMISTVHDHYLSSFFIRLGTTTTGIVVSTAVNFFVMPPNYSKSIIKNIHALYRRSGDILLKRGIEIFNSQEPDRNVRSDFQRLIKDIDKTETLCHYQKAEYRYHRFSREDMRDFHYEYKKLTILRQITYHAGNLIFLAPGRLDIEKSRKKFALSVLEDLKNSLYDPGFLISENHREKISQVTQWFIEQRQLDPAGGLRPRTHHHVQPETAILYEILSIHDLIEELNQIQIMEVKHRKLLKVPLEAGAQKGKGQTMKE, from the coding sequence ATGAAACAGTCTATTCCATATAAATTTATAGGAGGACGCATTGCCAAAACCGGACTGGCTGTTTTTATAACAGCTTTTATTTGCCATATGCTGAATTGGCCCGCCATGTTTGCTGTAATTACGGCCATCGTTACCATTGAGCCCACTGTTGCGGACTCCATCCGGAAAGCATATGTCAGGTTTCCTGCGGCTGCCATTGGTGCGGGATTTGCTGTATTATTTACGTTCATTTTCGGGGACAGCCCTTACAGTTATGCTTCCGTATCGCTTGCGACAATCATCGTCTGCCATAAGCTGAAGCTTCATGACGGGATGCTGGTGGCTACGTTGACTGGTGTTGCTATGATTTCTACCGTTCATGATCATTATTTGTCGTCTTTTTTCATTCGATTGGGGACTACCACAACCGGTATTGTCGTTTCCACGGCAGTTAACTTTTTTGTCATGCCCCCCAATTACTCAAAATCAATCATAAAAAACATCCATGCCTTATACAGACGTTCCGGTGACATTTTACTTAAAAGAGGCATTGAGATCTTTAATTCACAGGAACCTGATAGGAATGTCCGCTCTGATTTCCAAAGACTTATAAAAGATATCGATAAGACCGAAACATTATGCCACTATCAAAAAGCTGAATACAGATATCACCGATTCAGCCGGGAGGATATGCGCGACTTTCATTATGAATATAAAAAACTGACCATCTTAAGGCAAATCACCTATCACGCGGGAAACTTGATCTTTCTGGCGCCTGGCCGGCTGGACATTGAGAAGAGCAGGAAGAAGTTCGCCTTGTCAGTCCTTGAGGATTTAAAAAATAGTCTGTATGATCCGGGCTTTCTTATTTCAGAAAATCATCGGGAAAAAATCAGTCAGGTAACACAATGGTTTATTGAGCAAAGACAGCTGGACCCTGCAGGCGGTTTGAGACCTCGCACACACCACCATGTCCAGCCTGAGACAGCCATACTCTATGAAATTCTCTCCATCCATGACTTAATTGAGGAACTGAATCAGATTCAAATTATGGAAGTTAAACACCGGAAGCTTTTAAAAGTACCCCTTGAAGCAGGTGCCCAAAAAGGCAAGGGACAGACAATGAAAGAATAA